A DNA window from Calditrichota bacterium contains the following coding sequences:
- a CDS encoding peptidylprolyl isomerase, which yields MKSLPDEPVAKDEVGVIETNFGTIVIELYPDVAPHTCASFKKLANHGYFDGVLFHRVVPGFVIQGGDILTRDADPSNDGTGGPGYTLPAEFSDKHHVRGTVSMARKANDVNSAGSQFFICLADCPNLDYQYTIFGKVIKGMDVVDKIAAVPVKNQHPQEKIIMTKVRVVKKSELK from the coding sequence ATGAAAAGCCTGCCGGATGAGCCTGTGGCAAAGGATGAAGTGGGTGTTATCGAAACCAACTTCGGGACAATTGTCATTGAACTTTATCCTGATGTGGCCCCGCACACCTGTGCCAGTTTTAAAAAATTAGCGAACCACGGATACTTTGATGGGGTTTTATTTCACCGCGTTGTGCCGGGTTTTGTGATTCAGGGAGGGGATATCCTCACCCGCGATGCAGATCCCTCCAATGACGGCACCGGTGGTCCCGGGTATACGCTTCCGGCAGAATTCAGCGACAAACACCATGTTCGGGGGACCGTTTCCATGGCCAGAAAGGCCAACGATGTGAATTCGGCAGGCAGCCAGTTTTTCATCTGCCTTGCCGATTGCCCGAACCTGGATTATCAATACACGATTTTTGGGAAGGTCATTAAAGGCATGGATGTTGTCGATAAAATAGCAGCGGTACCTGTTAAAAATCAACATCCACAGGAAAAAATTATCATGACAAAGGTTCGGGTTGTTAAAAAAAGTGAGCTCAAATGA